agtgttcttgagaatttcatttgatttggtgctaaattcgtagttctaggtgttattttagcgatttgatcgcgcgaacaagttcgtattatgtttttagacttgtgtgcatgtttggtttggagttccaagagttcgggtgagtttcggatacgccacaagatgttttggactttgaaaaactggtattttgctgcagcacgTATTGTGGcaggtccttcttcgcgttcgcaaaggtactctcgcgaaagtgaagagtaaactgggcagctgaagttttcttcttcgtgaacgcgaaggcttagtcGTGAACGCGAAAGCTtagtcgtgaacgcgaagcgatgggggcgttacccttcgtgaacgcgaccagctcctcacGAACGCGCAGTGTTAGGCATACCTAgaggagggttggtcgttccttcatcacgaacgcgagcaacgtctctcgaacgcgaaagccagggggagtaaccatcgcgaacgcgagcagggtctcgcgaacgtgaaggcttggcagccagtacccttcgcgaacgcgacagtggcctcgcgaacgcgatgcacactgtcgcccagtgcataaaacagaatcaaacacgggtttaagccatttcttcaacatttttcaagaaccaaacgggtggaggcgattttcaagagtcattttcttccccaaagtattggtaagtgattctaaactattttcttttaattacccattacatatcttgaattatcaacctaaaatctagagttttcatggtagaattaggggttagggtagaaactaggaatttcaaaaatttggggatttagaccttaatttaaggtcaaattccaaaaccaattatatattcaggctcgggggtgaatgggtaaatggattttggtccgaacctcgaattttggccaagcgggcccggggtcgattttttgactttttggaggaaaatttgggaaaatttaatttatgcaatataattgatttctttagcaatatttgatattattgagtcatttttgaatagatacgagtggtttggaggtgaattccaaaggaaaagttgtgattgagaattaagtggtcttcggagcgaggtaagtgtcgtgtctaactttggcttgagggaataggtattatgtgtttattcgcaacgtgtttggttgttaaatacgatgtataggtgaggtgacgagcatctatgcgtcgttgtcgagtcatagcatgcgagtgaaattctattcttgtctattttgtagccttaaattctactatccatgcttagcgggtcaTTTGAAATATATTGTCTTCGCAAATGAGAAACGGGATTCGCATGCGACATCTGGACCTCCCCTGTCCTCTTTGTAATTGCGATGCTAGTGTGTGCAATTGGGACAACAGCAGCACACCAACAACCTATAACCAGCTCAATCCAatctgaaacacgtctgaaactcactcgagatCTCGGGGAtctaaaccaaacatccacacaagtctaaaaacattatGCAAACTCGCTCgatcaaaacactaaaataacaTATGGAACCACGAATCTGACACCACAACACATGAAATTCAAAAAGAAACTCAAGAATCGCTAGAATTGAACCAGGCGTTCGAATATTATGAAACCAATTCCGAATTACACCAAAtattgcagacaagttccaaatagcaaaATGGACTAATTCCgagtcccaaaaccaaaatccgaacccgacaTCCACAAGTCAATCTGTAGTCAAACTTAGGGAAACTTCTAAATCTCAAATTGCCAACATTcgacaaaacaagtcaaatccacctagggacctctgaattcaattccgagcatacgccctaggacaaatcacgatacggatctatCGAAGCCATTATAACACCGATTTGGGatcattttcataaaagtcaaacttcgattaacatttccaacttaagcttctaaaccaagaaccgAAGGGTCCAAATCAATCTAAAACCTTCCCTGAACGAAACTAACCAATCCCGCAAGTCAaaaaaccacaaatacacatacgGGAAGCTTAAAAAGGGaaacggggctcaaatacacaaaacgatcggtcgggtaattacattctccccctcttaaaaatacgcttgtcctcgaacgtgcataatgACATACTTGAAGTGCCAATAAGGTGAGTATAACGACTCCGCATGTCATGCTCGATATCCCAGGTCACCTCCTCGACCAGTTGACCcctcctttgacctcaacttccggacctaccTGTCCAATATAGtcactagctcctcaacataagtcaaatccttgcccaattggactgagctgaaatctaattcatgtgatggatcaccataatacttttggagcatggaaacatgaaataccttGTGAACTGCCGATAAGATGGGTGtcaatgcaagtctgtaggccacctcaccaactctctcaaggaactcaaaaggaccaatatacttagggctcaactttcccttcttccaaaacctcatctcacccttcatgggagaaattCTGAGGAAGACCCTCTCTCTCACCTTAAATGCTACATCACGATCCCTCCAATAAGCATAACTCTTATGCCTAGAttgtgttgtacgaagccgatcttgaatcaacttgaATTTCTCCAAGccatcccgaaccaaatcagtgcccaaaaaTCTAGCCTCccctggttcaaaccaaccaactagagaacgacacTGCCTCCCGTATAAGGCTTCATaatgagccatctgaatactcgattggtagctattattgtaggcgaactttGCAAGTGGtaggaactgatcccatgaacctcgaaatccataacacgagcacgtagcatatcctccaagatatgaatGGTGCCTAAATCATGCTGCacagctctccagaaatgtgatgtGAATTGTGTACCTCGATTGGAGATAATGGACATCGGCACACCATAAAGATGAACAATCTCAcagatatagatctgagctagctgctctgaagagtaggtagtcacaatcggaataaagtgtgcagacttggtcagtctatccataataacccatattacgtcaaatttcttcaagatCCAtcggagtccaacaatgaaatccatggtgatacgctaccacttccactctggaatatcaAGTCTTTGAAGCAAACCGCCTagcctctaatgctcgtacttcacctgttgatagttcaaacactgatccacatactctactatatctttattcattcttctccaccaatagtggtgCCTCAAAtactgatacatcttagcggcacctggatgaatagaatactgcaaactgtgggccttctcaagaatcaactcacccAACCCATACACATTAGACACACCACTTCATCCCTGCATCCTTAACACCCCATCATATCCAATAGAAACTTACTTGGAATCAATGtgttgcactgtgtccttaagtacaagcaaatggggtcatcgtactgacgcgccttaatgcgctcatacaaagaagtcTAGAAACCATGtaagcaagaacccgactaggctccgaaacatccaacttCACAAACCGActggccaaatcctgaacatccaatgctaacggTCTCTCTTcaattggaatatatgcaaggataCTCATGCTCTcaaccttcctactcaaggcatcgccACGACATTGGCTTTCCCGGGATCATTTTctttaaacaagtgttgtagactatGATAATTTGTGAatactgatggtaggctataatccgtattttagttgcttattgAATTCTAATTCAATgaactttacttgtgttgagatttaattggtagtgttttgcacttattgtgtgttttatgcgttgtaggagtgattctgagttatgtagattttgtggagctaattcaagctatttggagctttgaagtctgagtaaaacccCAAGGGATTAatccgggatcgtgttcgggggtcgaggaccacgTCTGGACATCATAAATCAAGTTGAAGTCGTACTCTAAGGAATTTACATTACTGCGCCGCGTGGGCGGCATGTGGTGTGCCGCAGTAGTGCGATTCCTGCCGCCTGACAAATGTTGAGCTCCCTGGATAtccccactaatgccctgcaTGGTGTGTCACGCCTGGGCAATTTTCCCATAGCTATTTTCTTATTTCGGCTAAGAAAGGGTGGTTTCGTTCTGACCCGAccatacttggtataaatacatggaaaaatattatttttgaacttttgacatactttcgacctaaggaggctaaggtgGAGTTaaaagaacacaagcacaagaatttcatcattccttcctcactcaagacccgagtttggattgaatttatgttttcttatactttaattttatttgtgatgaatttctccatatctatgaagtagttccatttagggtttgatggatttggtgtattgatcaTTGTTTGTGGATTTGCTTAATTTGGTTCATCTTGTGTGGTTGAGACTTAATAGAGAGAGGAATTTTTACtgaacatttgaactaataattgagtgaattcgagagactcacttgaatattagaagtgaattatctagagttagatccaaaACAATTATCGTACACTTATACattcaaaaccctatcttctcccactgat
This region of Nicotiana tomentosiformis chromosome 4, ASM39032v3, whole genome shotgun sequence genomic DNA includes:
- the LOC138909561 gene encoding uncharacterized protein, producing MAHYEALYGRQCRSLVGWFEPGEARFLGTDLVRDGLEKFKLIQDRLRTTQSRHKSYAYWRDRDVAFKVRERVFLRISPMKGEMRFWKKGKLSPKYIGPFEFLERVGEVAYRLALTPILSAVHKVFHVSMLQKYYGDPSHELDFSSVQLGKDLTYVEELVTILDR